Genomic window (Alligator mississippiensis isolate rAllMis1 chromosome 4, rAllMis1, whole genome shotgun sequence):
TAAgtaaaaacaactgaaaacaaaagccaaaattCACAAGTGGATGCCTTCATTTAGGTAGGTATCTAGGTGTGCATATCTGGGAACATGAGGATATAATCCATACTTCAGCACCAGAATCAAGTGCCTATAGAAGGGACTGGGATCCAAACATTCAGACATAGCTAAACTATGAAATGTTTCCTGCTTAAACTCTTAACTTTTAAATTCTCTACAACAACTTTAACTTCTTGAGGGCTTAACTTTTCTGGCAAATCAAAGGCAGTATAGTTCTGTTCAGTCTGTTCTAGAGACTGAAAAACAGTGCAGGAAATACTGGCAGCTGTAATAAGCAGAACTGACTTTTAAATAGCATCATTAAAATTGGCACGCTTGGCAGAAATGCCAAGGGATGATCAGGCATAGAATCCATCCACCTACATATCCCCAGAGGTGGCCTTCCAAAATAGCTGTGATGTGTTGCAAGGGACAATACGGGAAGAAGTCTGGTCTCCATTCATGGCAATAAGACTTTTATGCAATGTGTGGCAACCTCTAGCCCTTAATGTTTGCAAATGGAGAACAACTGATCCTGCTGGAAACAAGCATTACACACAACCATATATCTTTTTTAGCATTTTTCAACATGGAAACTTAATTTTTGCAACCATGTTAAAGGCAAACTACTCTTCGTGCATACTTAATAACTTCCTTGTGCAGCACCCGAAAACAAGCATCTTACTAGGATCGATGTCATTAGCGAGGACATGGGATGCACCACTCATCACGGCAGCTATTGCTGTTGCTCCACATCCACTCCCAAGATCTAATACAGATCCCATTCTGACAATATCCGGATTATCTAAAATATATCTGAGTTAAGGAGGTAAATGGTTAAAACATCAAAAAGAAGGCTGGGCAAGTATCTAGTTTCCATATGAAGTTTTCCAAGAAACTTGTTTCATAGATGTAATAGTGCAGAGATTAATTCAAAAGATATCCAATTCATGTAATTAATTGCACACTATCCGTCATACAGacacgtgtatatgtgtgtgagagaACATCAGAAGCCACCAGAGGATGCACCAAGTGAGAGAAAACAACAAGCAACCAAAATGCTTCATTTCAGTCAATCAGATAATTCTCTCATTCTCTCAGttgaattaaaataataaatggatGACACCAGGAAAGTGGCTGTGAAATGTGCCACTAAAAGTAGGGAATAGGAAAGTTGTAGGTAATAAATAGTAATAAAGTTAAAACTGTTGGCTTGAGTACAGATGTTCTTAGAAGAAACTCTAGGTCTGCTGATATGCATGAGCCAGAGGCTTACATGTGGACACCTCACCCTTGATTAGCTCCATCTGTGCCTGACTGCCACATAAGGCTACAAGTGGCTGGGTCCAAGGTAAAATCCCAGTCCCTCCAGTTAACCTGTCTGCTTCATGGCTTGCAGCCCCACAGTTCTCCAACTGCTTTAAGGCCTTGTTTCTCTGGGTCTGCATTTGCCTTGCCCCCAACTCTTGCCCTGGTTTCTAACCCTCACCTTCACTCGGACCTCTCGGCTCTGATTCGTGACCTGAGCCCCAACCATTAGGACTGATTACCCAGGAGACAGGTCATTCATGCAAGTCTCACCACACATTTTatacaataaaataaagcaatcatttgggattttttaaaaggcCTGTGTTGATGCTCTGCTGAAACAGCTTCTGATGAGTGACTGGGGAAATTATAAAGTAAACTAAcaatgggggggggcggggcgggaagCCTCCTAATCCCCTGGGCAGTGAGTCATGATTATTCTTGAGTTGTGGGGGTTTTGGAGCAGCCTCTCACGTAAACTGCCATCACTTCAGAGGAGTTATGACCATTAACAACAGGCAGAAGTCCTATGCCAAGGGACTTCTTCATGCTATTCTGCTGTCGGAAGGTGGACTTTACTACAATACAAGCAGTgagagttttccatctattgactcctctgtgaaatccgatgaaatatgaactttcatttttacccaggagaacttttacaatcttctttccaaagcctgatgaagggtgtttgtgcctgaaagcttgcaattacagaaattgttttgcaaaaatcttgttggtctaataaaagatatcatctctactgcaagtcctgattgcctaaCCCTCCTCACATACAGATGTATGAGACTGACAAGGAGAATCTGTAGCTCGGAGATCACCAACAAAGGGCAAGGGTGTTTATGTGAAAACCTGGATACCCTGGGGTTGCTTGGCACCCTTCCCCAATGGCAGCATTGTCATCTCAGGAGCAACTACGATTGACAGATGAAGAGACTTCCAGAAGAAGGGTGGGAGAACATGCCGCAATAATGTCTGGTTTCCCCTTTGCAAACCTTGTACTCTACTGGGGTTTATATGGacccctgctcctccctgagTTGCGCAGGTGAAGAGAATGATCAGgtccagcactttttttttttttttttttttttttttttaagtgccctgATTCCAACTGAGTGGTTCTCAATTTTCCTGTAATGGTCATGTTTACTTCAAAAGACAGAATCTAAATTCTACTGCGTGGAAATAGGTCACATGGCTGGCATTGGATACAGTTGTCTGCCACACTAGCTTAATAAGGCATCTCAGGTTACACTGTGCAAGGTAGTTTGGAAAGGAGCGTTCTCATGTAGTGATGGAAAGTAattgcagaaaaaacaaaaagttgtGGCAGCAGCATATTTTCCACTTGTTGTCAGGTTTTCAAATAGTGCAACTAATTTCTGAAATTCCCAATTaattcaaaacagcaaaataaataatACTAAGAATCTGCTGGTGGGATTCCAGGAAATTAATTAGCATTGCAACCTAAACATTTGGGCAAAGGAGGAACCATCTGATAATGAAATGTGGAGATTCAGTTAACTGGAAGACCTCATTGAATTATGTTATCTTTAGCAGCCTTTTAACTCTGCTAAATGTCAGACTAATCATAATTTAGCTGAAAGTCCCATttcttcccatttaaaaaaagcaTTCACTTTTACTTCCTTGCAGACTGttggacaaaaaaaaagaaaaagaaaaaaaaagaagccccccTCCTCATTTCAACAGAAAATTACTCACGAATTTCTGCTGTTTAGAGATGAAAACTTTCTGTGTGAGAAATAGAATACCAGCCAGTCCCTGAGCATAAGTAACAGCAAATGCATCTTGACATTATACTTCCAAACCAAAACATGGCTTGGCAAAGGACTTCTAGGTGACTAGAAGACTGTAAAATAGATTAAAGAATCTGGTCCAGTTTTCTTCTATAAAAGACATAGAAACCATAGATATAGCCTGACATCCTATAGCGGACTAAGCTACCAGTCATTGTACTCTGTACCTGGATAGGGCTTGGCCTCCTGGCCAATAGATTGCCCAGAAGGGATCAGCAAAAGGCCACAAGTCGGCTCTTTCCTTCCAGAATCGGCAGCGAGGTGTCAGAAGCCGCAGTCTTATCTCTGGTGTGAGGTTTCCACTGCTGATGACTTCAGTGTTCTCCTCCAGAAATGCTCTCACCTCAGGATCCAGGAAGTTTCCTGGTGTCCTGTGGTGGAAGTGTCTCCCAAGCTGAGAGGTGCTTCTGCTGCTGGTCCCTGAAGTTTTTGTGAGGCTTTCCCTACTGCCAAAGCGTATAAACCACCTCCAGCAACAGATTGCCATGTCTCTCCCGTTGGTAAAATCCTTCCCAAGTTGAACTTAAAACTGTACCGCAAAGGTTTCTTCTGTGGTGTTCAGGATGGGATGGAATTTGAAACAGACTCACAAAGCTGTTTCTTTATGTAGCCCTGGATGGCAGTTCTTGAAAAAAGGAGAACAATATAATATAAATGGTAAAACCAATTATTTCAAGACCTGTAGGAATAGGCAACCAGATGAGGGCCAAAGACTTCCTTGTAGCATCAAATTTGTGCCTTTTTTCCCCACGTATTTTCAGTTGTACTTTGTACTTCCAGGTAAGACAAACCTTCCAAATATAATTACCACTGTGTAGAGCAAcaggaatttggggggggggtgttctttcAGCTGGGAAATACAGTTCAGGCGAGGAAGCATTGCTCTAGTTCAGTTGTGACAGattaacaaaagagaaaaaaaacccagtgggCTAAACCACACTTCTCCTGAAACCTAGGGATAAAATCTTATCTTCACTTCCATGGGACTAagactgcccccctgccccac
Coding sequences:
- the ETFBKMT gene encoding electron transfer flavoprotein beta subunit lysine methyltransferase — encoded protein: MAICCWRWFIRFGSRESLTKTSGTSSRSTSQLGRHFHHRTPGNFLDPEVRAFLEENTEVISSGNLTPEIRLRLLTPRCRFWKERADLWPFADPFWAIYWPGGQALSRYILDNPDIVRMGSVLDLGSGCGATAIAAVMSGASHVLANDIDPIAGMAMVINCELNNVNPFPIAIKNITDTKLDKWDLIVLGDMFYDEHLADCLHHWLGKCIKMYGTKVLIGDPGRPQFTGHIIHRQLHKVMEYSLPKPTRQENNGLTSSIVWSYQP